A genomic stretch from Chryseobacterium sp. SNU WT5 includes:
- the ribD gene encoding bifunctional diaminohydroxyphosphoribosylaminopyrimidine deaminase/5-amino-6-(5-phosphoribosylamino)uracil reductase RibD: MNHEFYIRRCIELAKKALGNTYPNPVVGSVIVHEGKIIGEGYHEKAGAPHAEINAINSVKSAELLKDATIYVSLEPCSHYGKTPPCANKIIELGFKKVVIGTLDSHEKVNGQGKKLLKNAGIEVISDILEKECQDSNKRFFTYHQKKRPYLILKWAQSADGFLDRDFKPTQIGNPLTKQFVHLLRSQEHAILVGTTTALIDNPSLTTREIVGRNPVRILIDFDLKVPQNFNLYNNEARTIIFNIYKDGTESNITFIKITKENFLDQLMMNLYKQQIQSVIIEGGCNTLQQFIDQNLWDEAIVIKNETLFLRNGTKAPEFENELVEVKKFRDNSIQFYKN; encoded by the coding sequence ATGAATCACGAATTTTATATAAGACGATGTATAGAGCTGGCAAAAAAAGCTTTAGGTAACACGTATCCCAATCCTGTGGTCGGATCTGTAATTGTGCATGAGGGAAAAATCATCGGCGAAGGTTACCACGAAAAAGCCGGAGCACCACATGCCGAAATTAATGCCATCAATTCTGTTAAATCAGCTGAATTGTTGAAGGATGCTACGATTTATGTTTCATTAGAACCTTGTTCACATTACGGAAAAACACCGCCTTGCGCCAATAAAATTATAGAATTGGGGTTTAAAAAAGTAGTTATAGGAACATTAGACTCTCATGAAAAAGTAAACGGCCAAGGAAAGAAATTACTAAAAAATGCAGGTATCGAGGTGATATCTGATATTCTAGAAAAAGAATGTCAGGATTCAAATAAAAGATTTTTCACTTATCACCAAAAAAAAAGACCTTATCTTATTTTGAAATGGGCGCAATCAGCGGATGGGTTTTTAGACCGGGATTTTAAGCCTACCCAAATCGGAAATCCTTTAACAAAACAATTTGTTCATTTATTGAGAAGTCAGGAACATGCTATTTTAGTCGGAACTACAACTGCACTAATTGATAACCCAAGTTTAACAACACGAGAAATTGTGGGAAGAAATCCAGTGCGAATTTTAATTGATTTTGATTTAAAAGTACCTCAAAACTTTAACTTGTATAATAATGAAGCAAGAACAATTATTTTCAATATCTATAAGGATGGGACTGAATCAAATATCACCTTCATCAAAATAACTAAAGAGAATTTCCTGGATCAGTTAATGATGAATTTATATAAACAACAGATTCAATCTGTCATCATTGAAGGAGGTTGCAATACCCTTCAACAATTCATCGATCAAAATCTTTGGGATGAAGCAATCGTGATTAAAAATGAAACACTATTCCTAAGAAACGGTACAAAAGCTCCGGAATTTGAGAACGAATTAGTTGAGGTCAAGAAATTTCGCGACAATAGTATCCAATTTTATAAAAATTAA